The Deltaproteobacteria bacterium genome includes a window with the following:
- a CDS encoding CBS domain-containing protein, translating to MSIKKNETMRVSQVMLLPDRFPVIGEREILKEALDAMGRSRLGIACIVDSNDKLLGILTDGDIRRKLLKVQKPFSAFFIDDALVHSIKSPITIQPTATLVKAVELMGNKQIWDLPVVDEDGKLVGLLHLHPAIKALLSEQE from the coding sequence ATGTCCATCAAGAAAAATGAGACTATGCGAGTCAGCCAGGTCATGCTGCTACCAGATCGGTTCCCGGTCATTGGCGAACGAGAGATCCTGAAAGAGGCTCTCGATGCCATGGGGCGATCAAGGCTGGGAATCGCCTGTATTGTCGATAGCAACGACAAGCTGTTGGGAATTCTCACGGATGGCGATATCCGGCGCAAGCTGCTCAAGGTGCAAAAGCCGTTCTCAGCCTTTTTTATAGATGATGCGCTCGTCCATTCAATAAAGTCTCCCATTACGATCCAGCCAACAGCCACGTTGGTGAAGGCGGTTGAGTTGATGGGCAATAAGCAGATATGGGATCTTCCCGTAGTGGATGAGGACGGTAAACTGGTGGGTTTATTACACCTGCACCCCGCCATTAAGGCATTGCTCAGTGAGCAAGAATGA
- the kdsA gene encoding 3-deoxy-8-phosphooctulonate synthase: MRKITIEVGYGTVAKVKIGDRLPLVFIGGPCAIESRDHAFKMAEMIYAICRRVNIPWIYKSCYDKDCRSSPDSFHGLGLDHGLRILSDLREEFGVPVVSDFSDPSWGPATGEVCDMVQVPAYLCRQTSMLRAAAQTQRPIHLKKGQFMSPWNMKNSVRKIEASGNHQILLADRGTFLGYNMLVNDMRCLPIMAETGYPVCFDATHSIQLPTSMGNISGGQREFIPHLVRAAAACGINALFMEVHDDPDNAMSDANTVLDIKYLENILCQARAVHELRLELLDKYGEDNVHQEK; this comes from the coding sequence ATGCGGAAGATCACGATCGAAGTCGGTTATGGCACTGTTGCCAAGGTAAAGATTGGTGACCGATTGCCATTGGTATTTATCGGCGGCCCCTGCGCAATCGAAAGCCGCGATCATGCGTTCAAAATGGCGGAGATGATATATGCTATTTGTCGTCGCGTGAATATTCCATGGATTTACAAGTCCTGTTACGACAAAGATTGTCGATCTTCCCCAGATAGCTTTCATGGACTTGGGCTGGACCACGGTTTGCGCATCCTTTCAGATTTGCGTGAGGAATTCGGCGTTCCGGTTGTGTCCGATTTCTCAGATCCCTCTTGGGGGCCGGCAACCGGTGAAGTCTGTGATATGGTGCAAGTGCCTGCGTACCTTTGTCGTCAGACTTCCATGCTCCGAGCAGCGGCACAGACCCAACGACCAATTCATCTGAAAAAAGGGCAGTTTATGAGCCCCTGGAATATGAAAAATTCGGTCCGAAAGATTGAGGCAAGCGGCAATCACCAGATACTTCTGGCTGACAGGGGAACCTTTTTAGGCTATAATATGTTGGTGAACGACATGCGATGCTTGCCCATCATGGCGGAGACCGGTTACCCCGTGTGTTTCGACGCTACGCATTCTATTCAGTTACCAACATCCATGGGGAACATTTCTGGTGGTCAACGGGAATTTATTCCTCATCTGGTTCGCGCTGCGGCTGCGTGCGGCATCAATGCCTTGTTCATGGAGGTTCATGACGATCCCGACAACGCAATGTCCGATGCTAACACGGTGCTGGATATCAAGTATCTCGAAAATATTCTGTGTCAGGCAAGGGCCGTGCACGAATTGCGGTTAGAACTATTAGATAAATATGGAGAAGACAATGTCCATCAAGAAAAATGA
- a CDS encoding SDR family oxidoreductase: MNSYLNQLFNLEGKVAAVIGGGGSLCSEMARGFARAGCAIAVLDLRPEKAKAVEDELRATGFDQVISIAIDVVKKQEHVNALERVLSAFGQVDILVNGAGINNPNPFLELSLEEWYAVLDSQITGTFLGCQVFGGYMVERGKGSIINISSASSGPPLSKAFAYSVAKAGIKNLTQNLGREWATKGVRVNALRPGFFPTEWNRKNFITPEREAAILGHTPMGRYGEPVELIGATLWLASDASSFVTGAEIEVDGGFSCMTI; this comes from the coding sequence ATGAACTCTTATCTAAATCAATTATTTAATCTGGAAGGCAAAGTTGCGGCCGTGATCGGTGGCGGTGGCTCACTTTGCAGTGAGATGGCCAGAGGATTCGCCCGTGCGGGCTGTGCGATTGCGGTTCTGGACCTGAGGCCGGAAAAAGCCAAGGCGGTCGAAGATGAGTTGAGGGCGACAGGCTTTGATCAGGTTATTTCTATCGCCATTGATGTCGTAAAAAAGCAGGAACATGTTAATGCGCTCGAGCGAGTGCTTTCGGCCTTCGGACAGGTCGATATCCTCGTGAACGGCGCCGGTATTAACAATCCGAACCCTTTTCTGGAACTTTCCCTTGAGGAGTGGTATGCCGTTCTTGACTCTCAGATCACGGGAACCTTTCTCGGTTGCCAGGTCTTCGGGGGCTATATGGTTGAGCGCGGTAAGGGTTCGATTATTAATATTTCATCGGCTTCTTCAGGTCCCCCGCTTTCCAAAGCGTTTGCCTACTCGGTTGCCAAGGCAGGTATTAAGAACCTTACGCAGAACTTGGGCCGTGAGTGGGCAACAAAGGGGGTCAGAGTTAATGCATTACGCCCCGGTTTTTTCCCAACTGAATGGAATCGCAAGAACTTCATCACCCCAGAGCGCGAGGCGGCTATTCTGGGGCATACCCCGATGGGGCGCTATGGTGAACCTGTCGAATTAATCGGCGCCACGTTGTGGCTTGCTTCAGATGCGTCCAGTTTCGTTACCGGTGCGGAGATCGAAGTCGATGGTGGCTTCTCCTGTATGACCATATGA
- a CDS encoding aldolase/citrate lyase family protein — protein sequence MNSFFPIRSALKEKLRRRERLFAGWVSYAHPSITETFARAGLDFIAIDMEHSTISLEQAQRIIAASQSEGVPCLPRPVSQSNDWIKPLLESGADGLLVQMVNTAEEIETLIGHLKYPPVGRRSYGVNRAQAYGFDFDSYIQNWNETSTFIIQVESIQAVENIEELLAFDEVDGVMIGPYDISGSLGVPGQTSHQLVIEASRKVIAACERRGKSCGTQVADATIESVKAIFDLGYTYAILGSDLFVLWKWAEQMQGLIKSLR from the coding sequence ATGAACTCTTTTTTCCCAATACGATCAGCACTGAAAGAAAAGCTGCGGCGGCGTGAGCGCCTGTTTGCGGGCTGGGTGTCTTACGCCCACCCGTCAATTACGGAAACCTTTGCCCGTGCAGGCCTTGATTTCATCGCTATCGACATGGAACACTCCACCATCTCGTTAGAGCAGGCCCAACGTATCATCGCAGCCAGCCAGAGCGAGGGGGTGCCTTGCCTTCCGCGGCCGGTCTCTCAGTCGAATGATTGGATCAAACCCTTATTGGAGTCGGGGGCGGACGGTTTGCTAGTTCAGATGGTAAACACCGCCGAAGAGATCGAAACTCTCATTGGCCACTTGAAATACCCGCCGGTTGGTCGCAGAAGTTATGGTGTAAACCGTGCCCAGGCCTATGGCTTTGACTTTGACAGCTATATACAGAACTGGAACGAGACTTCAACCTTCATCATTCAGGTCGAGTCAATTCAAGCGGTAGAAAATATTGAAGAACTATTGGCCTTTGACGAGGTCGATGGCGTGATGATTGGGCCCTACGACATTTCCGGATCTCTCGGCGTACCGGGTCAGACCTCGCATCAGCTGGTGATTGAGGCGTCGCGCAAGGTGATCGCCGCGTGCGAACGTCGCGGCAAGAGCTGTGGAACGCAAGTGGCGGATGCAACAATAGAAAGCGTAAAAGCCATTTTTGATCTCGGGTATACCTATGCCATTTTGGGATCCGATCTGTTCGTATTATGGAAGTGGGCGGAACAGATGCAGGGTCTAATCAAATCACTGCGTTAG